In the Symmachiella macrocystis genome, TGCCGATCAAGACTTGGCTTTTTCAGCGGGCATGTTGCAAGATTTCTTATTGCCCGCGCTGACCAATGACATGTTCACCAGCTACTACGGGTTTACGGAAGCACAACTGGAGCGGCCGCGCGAATTGGTCACATTTGAGGAAAAATCATTCGGCTGGAATCATGCATTGGCCGCCGGCCAAATCATGTATGGCTGGGATTTCCCCGACGACTTAATCTGTTGCGTCGTATTGCATCATCGCGGGCTGAAATTGTTCAACGATCCGCAGCTCCGCACGACGGCAGCGGCAGCTGTAGCCGCATCATCTCTGATGCCTGACCCGCTCAAACAAATCCCCAGCGGGCTGGATCAACTGGTAAAACTCGGCAAAAAATGGAAGGCTTTTGATCTGGTCAAGATAGCTAATCTCGTCGACCAGAAATTCGCCGAACTGTCCCCCGTGGACAACAGCCAGTTCTCGTTTCGCCGCTACTGCCAAAAAGCACTGGCTGTGTGAATGCGTCCTTCACTCCGCAACGCGAGTCGTCCACCAAACATTTCCCAACTTGGTGACATGAAATTTGTCTGCCTTGCCGCGTCCCATTTGCATGGCCCAACGCTGCACTGCATCGATCACGCCGGGGTGGTCCGACTTGCCGTAATCGCACCCGCAAAATAGTCCGCCCAGTTTGACCTTATAAAACCAATCCCGCATGCTGCGGAAATAGCTGTTTTTTAAATGATCGGCATCAATAATCACAAAATCCAACCCGGCTGTGGGCGCTAATTCCAGCGCCTTGGGATGACTGGTGGGGCAACTGAATATTTGTCGCCGCGATGAAAACCGGGAAGTATTATGAATCGCCGGTCGGCAAGCTTTTTGATCGTTCCATTTGTCGATCATCAACAGCTCTAACCGGCCGAAACTCCCCAACAATGCTTCCGAGGTTTTGCCATCGCAAACGCCAATCTGGGCCCCCTTTTGAGGCTGGCCAAAATGGTCGCGAATTAATTCGATGAGCGCCCCGCGCTGGGCTACTTTACTCATGCCAGAATTCCTTACCCTGCAACAGTTGGCCATTCTACGTCATTACGAAAAATAGAGCGTGTCCGCCAACGTAAAAACACCCTCGCCTTGAGAACGACTTCGAGGATATGAGCAGCAAGAACCCGTTTTCAATAGGCCTTGCGAGCGATTTCAGCTAATCGAGGTCAATCCCCTAATGAACGCACAAAATAAGTGGGAAACGACGCAGAAATGCCAGGCAGTGTAATGGATTACCCTTGGAAAATATGCGCTGTCTTTGCTGTGGTTTCTCAACAAAATTGAGCAAGCGGAATCTCGCAATAACTTGTCGATGCTTCGACAGCCGTCACGGGCTAAGTTCTCCAAAGAAGCGTTGTCATACAACTGCTCTAAGTGCGGCCAGCTCAAGGGCGTGCTAGTATGGGTGGCATCCTCCCACTTACCCCCAACTGGAGCAACACCATGCGACACCCCGCTGCCATTCTTTTCCTCCTGGTTTGCAGTGCCTTGCCGAACGGTTTTGATTGTTGTCGAGCCGACGAGCCCGTGCCATCGATTCAGTTTTCCGAACATCTGATCGCCGACAAATACGCCTACGCTTACGGCATTGCCGCGGCGGACTTTGATCGTGACGGCGACCTCGATTTGACCAGCGCCGATTATACGCCGCACAACATGCTGTACCTGTTCGAGAACGACGGTCAAGCTGCGTTCAAACGGCACATTATCCAAAAGGACGATCCTGAACGGCTCGAACGGCATCTGGTCGGCGATGTTGACGGCGACGGTGATCTGGATGTGGTGATTGTCAAAAACCTCCGCGGCGATTTGCTGTGGTTCGAGAACAATGGCAAGCCGACCGACGGGACATTGTGGTCGCGGCATGTGATCACCACCGATTTGCCGGGAGCCTATGACGTTGCCTTGGCCGATTTCGACCGCGATGGCGATCTAGACGTAGCGGCGTCGAGTTGGGTGCTGGGAAATCAATTCGCCTGGTTCGAAAACGACGGCTCGCCCGGGGAGGGAGCCTGGAAAAAACGGGTCATCGAACAGGACATCCTCGAAACCCGCACAATGCGTGCCGCCGATTTCGACAACGACGGTGATATGGACTTGCTCGGCACCGCGCGACAAGCCCCCGCGGTGCTCTGGTATGAAAACACGAAAACGGACGGCGAGGTACATTGGACCAAACACGTGATCGACGACCAATCCCCCTGCCCCGCTCACGGCAATCCGGCAGATATGGATGGCGATGGCGACATGGACGTGGTGATGGCGTTGGGGTTTTATTACCGCCCGGAAAGCGATGATGGCAAAGCTTCGACAAAACGGGAAGACAACAAAATCCTCTGGTACGAGAACAATCTAGCAGAGCCTGGACCGTGGAAGCAGCACGTGATTGGCGCCGAATTCGACGATGCCTTTGAAGCCATCGCCGGTGATTTAGATGGCGATGGCGACATCGACGTTGCCGCCACATCCTGGCGCAATCCCGGCAGCATTGCTTGGTTTGAGAATCTTGGCGACTCGAAGAAAACCTGGAAGCGGCACATGCTCAAAGAGAATTGGCGGAGTGCGAATCAGGTGATCATCGCCGACATCAACGGCGATGGCCGTCTAGACATCGCTGCCTGCGCCGAACACGGCAGTTACGAATTCCGCTGGTGGCGCAACGAAGGCCGAAAACTAAAAGCAGACTGATAAACCGCTAAATGTAGGGTGCGTCGCGACGCACCTTTCGATGCAGGAAGTCGGACGATCCCAATGAAAAAGACACCGCAAACGTTTCGACAACAGTCTTCATCGCGGAAGTCTTATCCCACTCCCACATGAACCGGGGCACTAACGTTGTCGCGCATCGTTGCGGCGGGAATCGTAACGTTGGGTCGGACGCTCACGTCCCTGCGGCTTGGCCATGCCTTGCACTCTTCTCCGGTTGACTGGAACTGTGAGAATGTGCCGGGGATCGTAATGTTTTTCGCCGCGGAAACCTCCGATTGACCGCGAGGGCGTCACGGCAATCACCTGCAGTTGATCAATCAACACATCCCCCATACCGGTCAAACTCAACGTCAGCGTCATCGGACCGCTGCTGTTCGCTTCGCGAAACAACTCAAAGCGTTGCCAGCCCTCAGTCGATTTCCAACGCAGTCCTTGTGCCGGGCCGGCCAGACTATCGTAGAACAGCAGCCCATCGGCGCTCCCCGTGATGTCTCTCCGGATACGTATTTGGCCACGGATGTGAATCAATTGTCCGCTTTGCACCGTGAGCGGTGGCGTGGTCACGGTGACGGGTGGTTCAGGAACCAGCAGTGGAATTCTTTCCGCATCCAACGGCAGCGCAGCCAGACGCAGGCTATATTGTCCGCCCCCCGGCGAGGAGTGCGGCGCGAGTTCTGCATTTGCATGAATGCCGGAGGACTCCCGCTGTTTGTGTTGCCACCCCTCGGCGATCATCGTATCGAGATCCTCAAAGTCTCCCGACCGCAACAAGTTGTCACCCGCGGAAATCTTACTGCCAAAGCGGGCCATCATGTCCCAATGATCGGGCAATGTTTGATAGCACAAGGTGTGCGGACTGGAGACCGGGCTGGAGAGATTGCGTACGGCATCGTTCCAATGTCCCCGCTGCAGAATCCTCAGCGCTTGCATCGCCTCGCCGCTCAAGATCCTCGCTCCATTAAAGTCCTTTCGTCGCAACGCTTCCCGGGCGTTTCGCAAACTGGATTCGCATTTACGAATGTTGCCCAATCCGTCTCCCTGCGGATATCCCAGTTCAACAAGCTCACGGTCAATCGCGCGGACCCGTTCCAATTTGGTTTCTGCCAACCGGAGTGAGACCGCGGCGCTTTCCGGCGCCATCGCATAGACTTTGCGATCCAGTTCCATTTTCAATCGTGGATTGGACGTCAGCAGGACCATGGCGGTCTGATCGAACTTCTGCAATGTGATTTCTAATCCGCCGGCGACGCGGCGACTCCGCCCGTCCAGGCTGTGCACTCCGGTGGTCGTAATTTCAAAGGCGACCGCAGTAGCCGGGACACCGGGAACGGTCATTCGCACATCTTCGCCCCCCAACCGTCCGGGAACGAATTGTGCCCCTTCCTCGAGCCAAGTGGGTAAAATCAACAGATTCCCATCGACTGTTTCCAGCACAGCCGCTTCGAGTTCTTTTCTGAGTCTCGGTTGTTGCCGCAAATCATCCGTCCGCGCGCGCAACAATTCATCTTTCCGCCGCCGCGCTCCTGCACTGCCGCCGAACAGGTTGCTTTGGCGAAGCTGCTGTTTGCGTTGTGAAATCTTGACAGGAACTGTTGATCGCAATGTCGCTGTCGCTAGCCACGGTTCGATCAGATCCAATTCCATATTCAACAACTGAATGATCAACTTGCGTTCCAATCCTCCGGGACGCTCTTCGTTCAAATCGCTCGACTTCATGAAACCGATTCCGCGATTGCCCGCCTGCAGCGCCGCATAAAGCTGTAGGCGAATTTGCTCCGGCTCGACAACCACCGGATGCCACCCCGCAGCCACGCGCCACCCATCGAGTTCGGGCGAAGGTTCCGTTTCGATCCAAGTCCAGCAAAACGAACCGGGACGGGCCGCATGTCGTTTCGCCATCAAGGCTTCACGATACTCACGAAAGTTCAAACTGGTATGCAACACATTCCGCGAAACACCGAGCATCTTGAACAGTCGCGAGTAGGACAACTCCAACCCCGCCACATCCCCCATGAACGGACGGTTATATTTTCGGTCCGCGCCGCGCAGTGTTTCGATCCAATTGGTGATCAAGGATTTGTCGTCAGCAGGAATTCCCGTTCCCAGATACCACGCCAAAATGCCTTCGGTGTCTTTTGAAAACGGGGCCAAGTTGGCCGTCCGTGCATCATACATCGTGCCATCCGGTCCGATCGCTTGCGGCGGAATGGCGATCATCCACAGCCCCTGCGCCCGCAGTTTTTTCAGCACCGCTACATTCGCGAAATCCGGTATCCACGCGGTATTGAAGCGCAATCGCGCTAACTCGGCCGGATCCTCGTTATGATAAGGGAGGATGCGCAAAAAGGTCGGCTTGTCTTCTATTGTCAGTTGATCCAGATGAAATTTGGCGGGGGTTGATGTTGCGGACGCGTCCTCGCGGTGGTCAACTGGAATAATAGTCTGGGGTCGCACGCGCGGTCCCAAGTGCATGTCATCTAACAAAAACTTGACCGGCCCGGCCAACGACTTGGCTGTCAAAAACGCACGGTCGACATACATACCTTCGGTGTCGATTTCGGTCTTTTCGTAATAGTTTCGCGCCCAACCGATTGTCTTGAGCACCGCACGTTTGGTCGTACGGCAAGAAAGCTGCTGCCAGCGGCCTTCTTCGTCGGTATAAGTATCGCCCTCAAGTGGAATCATGAGCGGCGCTTTACCGGTTGTGGTGTCAATCTCGTTGGGTAACACCAATCGTAGCGATAATTGGCAGCCGGGCTGTTGGCAGCGGACCCATAACGAAAGATGCGTTTCACCTAATAGAACCTGTGTCGCCGGCAATGAGTGCCGCAACTCCACCAAAGTCCCTTCGTCAGTCGCTTCGAAATTCAGAAATTCCGCACCTTGCCCCTTGTGGGCTTGATCCACACGGCGGTGGTCAATCAGTCGACATTGCCCTTTGTCGAACTGCAAAAACCAGGAGGTCTTGCCGGGGGAAACGTCTTCGAAATCTTCAACGAATTCTGCAGCAGCGCAGACGCCCCCCAACCACAACAGCAGGCCCAACAGGAACCCGCCGAAATGTAGCCAAAACCTGAGACTTTTGTGCGGTTGAGAACGACTCTTCTCATCCATGAGAAGTGGTGTCTATTAGAAGGGGTGATGTCGAGGAAATCAGAAAAGTGAGAGAACAGCCCATGGCCCGCGAATCAGCCCGATTTTGATTGTGTGCCGCTTCGAGGTGCTGATGCACCAGACATGTTGCCATTTCGCAACATGTGCCCAAAGAGGCAATCGGACGTAACTGCCAGATATTATAGCAACTTGCGATTTAGGCCAACCCGAAGGCGTTGTCGTAAAACCACACAACCCTATCCATGTCGAAAAACCTCATTTGACGCAAACACTTACACTAATGCCACTTGCGTAAAACCATCTTGAAACACTGCCTCTCGGCGCGGAAAATGCGTAAAATAGCAAAAACAGGAGAACAACTATAAGATGACTGGACACCCAAGATTGAACGATAAAGACACCGAGGAACTTCCTCGCGAACTACTGGAGCTGGGACGGCAAATCGCCAACCTGCCTAGCGAATACCAAGCCGATATGGGGCGGGTCTACGATCAGGTCGTCGACTCCGCACGCCGTCGCCGCCGTATCCTATCGCTGGTTCAAG is a window encoding:
- a CDS encoding HDOD domain-containing protein encodes the protein MVDWTEMRKSLIGDPEKSSIPSRVKVPILPLAVMKFNRRAEDPQVTAVELGKIIETDSGLTAALLRHINSAAVGLSQKATSAQQAVGLLGFRETSLYLVAKAMERSMQGRESKLINLRNFWAGNLERAIFAREVARLLGADQDLAFSAGMLQDFLLPALTNDMFTSYYGFTEAQLERPRELVTFEEKSFGWNHALAAGQIMYGWDFPDDLICCVVLHHRGLKLFNDPQLRTTAAAAVAASSLMPDPLKQIPSGLDQLVKLGKKWKAFDLVKIANLVDQKFAELSPVDNSQFSFRRYCQKALAV
- a CDS encoding class I SAM-dependent methyltransferase, which gives rise to MSKVAQRGALIELIRDHFGQPQKGAQIGVCDGKTSEALLGSFGRLELLMIDKWNDQKACRPAIHNTSRFSSRRQIFSCPTSHPKALELAPTAGLDFVIIDADHLKNSYFRSMRDWFYKVKLGGLFCGCDYGKSDHPGVIDAVQRWAMQMGRGKADKFHVTKLGNVWWTTRVAE
- a CDS encoding FG-GAP repeat domain-containing protein is translated as MRHPAAILFLLVCSALPNGFDCCRADEPVPSIQFSEHLIADKYAYAYGIAAADFDRDGDLDLTSADYTPHNMLYLFENDGQAAFKRHIIQKDDPERLERHLVGDVDGDGDLDVVIVKNLRGDLLWFENNGKPTDGTLWSRHVITTDLPGAYDVALADFDRDGDLDVAASSWVLGNQFAWFENDGSPGEGAWKKRVIEQDILETRTMRAADFDNDGDMDLLGTARQAPAVLWYENTKTDGEVHWTKHVIDDQSPCPAHGNPADMDGDGDMDVVMALGFYYRPESDDGKASTKREDNKILWYENNLAEPGPWKQHVIGAEFDDAFEAIAGDLDGDGDIDVAATSWRNPGSIAWFENLGDSKKTWKRHMLKENWRSANQVIIADINGDGRLDIAACAEHGSYEFRWWRNEGRKLKAD
- a CDS encoding transcriptional regulator — its product is MTGHPRLNDKDTEELPRELLELGRQIANLPSEYQADMGRVYDQVVDSARRRRRILSLVQEALSQLRLDIKYLMFDLQVTRDERDALRQDSSED